From the Brassica napus cultivar Da-Ae chromosome A8, Da-Ae, whole genome shotgun sequence genome, one window contains:
- the LOC106400209 gene encoding probable zinc transporter 10 isoform X1, translating into MMPKANVIFSSTITIFLLLSISHFPGAFSQSDKECTPEYDNTCTDKNKAFNLKLVAVFTILITSLIGVCLPLFARSVSAFQPERSLFLIVKSFASGIILATGFIHVLPDSFEMLSSHCLNDNPWHKFPFTGFVALISAVFTLMVDSITTSLFSKSGRRDPCADVASAGSPDEEMGHVSHYGHGLHHSNGKELGSNLQLLRYRVIAIVLELGIVVHSIVIGLSVGATNNTCTIKGLIAALCFHQMFEGMGLGGCILQAEYGWAKKAVMAFFFSVTTPFGVVLGMALSKTYKENGPDSLITVGLLNASSSGLLIYMALVDLLAADFMGQKMQRSIKLQLKSYAAVLLGAGGMAVLAKWT; encoded by the exons ATGATGCCTAAAGCTAATGTAATCTTCTCTTCCACCATTAccatcttcctcctcctctccaTCTCCCATTTCCCTGGAGCTTTTTCTCAATCCGATAAAGAGTGCACACCCGAGTATGACAACACATGTACCGACAAAAACAAAGCATTTAATCTCAAACTCGTAGCAGTCTTTACAATTCTCATCACAAGTCTTATAGGCGTTTGCCTCCCGTTGTTCGCTCGTTCAGTTTCTGCTTTCCAACCAGAGAGATCTCTCTTTCTCATCGTCAAATCGTTCGCCTCGGGCATCATACTCGCCACTGGTTTCATACATGTTCTACCTGATTCCTTCGAAATGCTCTCTTCTCATTGTCTTAACGATAACCCCTGGCACAAGTTTCCATTCACCGGTTTTGTCGCCTTGATCTCGGCAGTGTTCACACTCATGGTTGACTCTATTACCACGAGCCTCTTCAGTAAGTCCGGTAGGAGGGACCCATGTGCTGATGTGGCATCCGCCGGGAGTCCTGACGAGGAGATGGGGCATGTGTCTCATTATGGTCATGGTCTTCATCATAGCAACGGGAAAGAACTTGGTTCTAATTTACAGCTTCTGCGATATCGTGTTATTGCCATC GTACTGGAGCTAGGGATAGTGGTGCACTCGATAGTGATAGGACTATCAGTAGGAGCCACTAACAATACTTGCACCATCAAAGGCCTCATAGCTGCTCTTTGCTTCCACCAAATGTTTGAAGGCATGGGTCTCGGCGGCTGCATCCTCCAG GCCGAGTACGGGTGGGCCAAAAAGGCGGTGATGGCCTTCTTTTTTTCAGTCACAACACCTTTCGGGGTGGTTCTAGGAATGGCCTTATCTAAAACATACAAAGAGAATGGCCCTGACTCGCTCATAACAGTTGGTCTGCTCAACGCGTCTTCTAGTGGACTACTCATCTACATGGCTTTAGTTGATCTCCTGGCCGCAGATTTTATGGGTCAGAAGATGCAACGGAGCATCAAGCTTCAGTTGAAGTCATACGCCGCAGTTTTGCTTGGGGCGGGTGGCATGGCCGTTCTAGCTAAGTGGACTTGA
- the LOC106400209 gene encoding probable zinc transporter 10 isoform X2, producing MMPKANVIFSSTITIFLLLSISHFPGAFSQSDKECTPEYDNTCTDKNKAFNLKLVAVFTILITSLIGVCLPLFARSVSAFQPERSLFLIVKSFASGIILATGFIHVLPDSFEMLSSHCLNDNPWHKFPFTGFVALISAVFTLMVDSITTSLFSKSGRRDPCADVASAGSPDEEMGHVSHYGHGLHHSNGKELGSNLQLLRYRVIAIAEYGWAKKAVMAFFFSVTTPFGVVLGMALSKTYKENGPDSLITVGLLNASSSGLLIYMALVDLLAADFMGQKMQRSIKLQLKSYAAVLLGAGGMAVLAKWT from the exons ATGATGCCTAAAGCTAATGTAATCTTCTCTTCCACCATTAccatcttcctcctcctctccaTCTCCCATTTCCCTGGAGCTTTTTCTCAATCCGATAAAGAGTGCACACCCGAGTATGACAACACATGTACCGACAAAAACAAAGCATTTAATCTCAAACTCGTAGCAGTCTTTACAATTCTCATCACAAGTCTTATAGGCGTTTGCCTCCCGTTGTTCGCTCGTTCAGTTTCTGCTTTCCAACCAGAGAGATCTCTCTTTCTCATCGTCAAATCGTTCGCCTCGGGCATCATACTCGCCACTGGTTTCATACATGTTCTACCTGATTCCTTCGAAATGCTCTCTTCTCATTGTCTTAACGATAACCCCTGGCACAAGTTTCCATTCACCGGTTTTGTCGCCTTGATCTCGGCAGTGTTCACACTCATGGTTGACTCTATTACCACGAGCCTCTTCAGTAAGTCCGGTAGGAGGGACCCATGTGCTGATGTGGCATCCGCCGGGAGTCCTGACGAGGAGATGGGGCATGTGTCTCATTATGGTCATGGTCTTCATCATAGCAACGGGAAAGAACTTGGTTCTAATTTACAGCTTCTGCGATATCGTGTTATTGCCATC GCCGAGTACGGGTGGGCCAAAAAGGCGGTGATGGCCTTCTTTTTTTCAGTCACAACACCTTTCGGGGTGGTTCTAGGAATGGCCTTATCTAAAACATACAAAGAGAATGGCCCTGACTCGCTCATAACAGTTGGTCTGCTCAACGCGTCTTCTAGTGGACTACTCATCTACATGGCTTTAGTTGATCTCCTGGCCGCAGATTTTATGGGTCAGAAGATGCAACGGAGCATCAAGCTTCAGTTGAAGTCATACGCCGCAGTTTTGCTTGGGGCGGGTGGCATGGCCGTTCTAGCTAAGTGGACTTGA
- the LOC106396772 gene encoding putative RING-type E3 ubiquitin transferase C3H69 — MISIRAFNDNQIRTQVRRRISVRWGIRLHNLLLCPSLEEEKNAELLRRLVITGLNRFLGAQFLGKPISGTVVPPRTPSISPMSKRILCKFFAHGACLKGDNCEFSHDWKDPTNNVCTFYQRGLCSYGSRCRYEHVKLKPHPSPASSSSALPRSSASEKDLSPLPSSSSSPAWTLDSSDNTFSSSTSSSKPQDQPICSYAAAGDCPRGDQCPHIHGDLCPTCGKRCLHPFRPEEREEHKRSCEKKQKQLEALKLSQEVECCVCLERVLSKPTPAERKFGLLTECDHAFCIGCIRNWRSSSPSTGMDVNSTLRACPICRKLSYFVVPSVIWFSAPEEKKEIMDNYRDKLRSIDCKHFNFGDGNCPFGTSCFYKHAFHDGRLEEVVLRHLDAEDGQTVIAKDIRLSDFLEGMRI, encoded by the exons ATGATATCCATTAGGGCATTTAATGATAATCAGATCCGAACGCAAGTACGACGTCGTATTAGCGTACGGTGGGGGATTCGTCTACACAATCTCCTCCTTTGTCCAAgcttggaagaagaaaaaaacgcaGAGCTGCTACGCCGCCTTGTAATCACAGGATTAAACCGCTTCCTCGGAGCTCAATTCCTGGGCAAACCGATCTCAGGGACCGTTGTTCCCCCAAGGACTCCCTCCATCTCCCCGATGTCGAAAAG GATCCTTTGTAAGTTCTTTGCTCACGGCGCTTGCTTAAAAGGTGACAACTGCGAATTCTCACATGACTGGAAGGATCCCACAAATAAT GTTTGCACCTTCTACCAGAGAGGTCTCTGCTCTTACGGAAGCCGATGCAGATACGAACACGTCAAACTCAAACCTCATCCATCTCCTGCCTCATCTTCCTCCGCTCTGCCTCGATCATCTGCTTCAGAAAAGGATTTGAGCCCACTtccctcatcatcatcatcaccagcgTGGACTTTGGATTCCTCAGACAACACCTTCAGCTCTTctacttcttcatccaaaccaCAAGACCAACCCATTTGCTCATACGCCGCAGCTGGTGACTGCCCGCGTGGGGATCAATGCCCTCACATCCACGGAGACCTTTGCCCAACTTGTGGGAAACGTTGCTTGCATCCTTTCAGACCCGAGGAGAGGGAGGAGCACAAGAGATCATGTGAGAAAAAGCAAAAACAGCTCGAAGCGCTGAAACTTAGCCAGGAGGTGGAGTGCTGCGTCTGTTTGGAACGTGTACTCTCTAAGCCAACTCCAGCTGAACGCAAGTTTGGGCTGCTCACTGAGTGTGATCATGCTTTCTGCATAGGTTGCATCAGGAATTGGCGTAGCAGTTCTCCTTCCACCGGTATGGATGTCAACAGCACGCTGAGGGCTTGCCCCATTTGCCGCAAGTTGTCGTATTTTGTTGTCCCTAGTGTCATCTGGTTCTCAGCTCCTGAGGAGAAGAAGGAAATCATGGACAACTACAGGGACAAACTCAG GTCAATTGATTGTAAGCACTTCAATTTCGGAGATGGGAATTGTCCTTTCGGAACAAGTTGCTTCTACAAG CATGCGTTTCATGATGGTCGTTTGGAGGAAGTGGTTCTGCGGCATCTGGATGCAGAAGATGGGCAGACTGTGATAGCAAAAGATATAAG GTTGTCTGACTTTCTTGAGGGTATGCGTATATGA